In a genomic window of Candidatus Bathyarchaeota archaeon:
- a CDS encoding AIPR family protein codes for MGLTIKELAGELSDIRRRNHKLRDDSAFVCWFLQAYLTDSEEAAKKALTGETGDKSIDAVFIDDKAKQANIIQGKFRSSEKYNEKRNDVLALADLGLLPWEDRAALDTFYSKLDPLVKQKFEELVQRVKNDNYSLKLFYITTGRVSKTIINEAEQRAREAEGTVSCVVFDYEQVMVLFKDYLIYAPATHTLALRITTEGTIQHEGVIHRFDPERKTESWVFTMAGDEVGRMFAQEGPRLFARNIRGYLGDTEINKSMKETVEKEPHNFWYYNNGVTMVCNDAKRETKGGEDILLVERGQVINGQQTTRTLHNSDARATNVLVKVIKIPRVPGDDEQYDDLVNSIVRATNWQNYIAPSDLVSNDYIQVFLEKEFRKRGYQYIRKRMKKSEAKTLFENQTFYQIDKRELAQAVGACLFDPAVVRKGKEGLFEDPYYKSIFGSHTVSFYLSKYWLMKAVQNAAWGYPERAYAKWVVLNFLWSLFGKELETGDFEKRFRQCCEEKSDILGHLHKATDDVFRAALKFYRKNRGKGEKAKDVSAFFQLTKLHVKFQQFWHSNANPYKTKVERNLKKFIESLETMEIVY; via the coding sequence ATGGGCTTAACTATCAAAGAACTTGCAGGCGAGCTATCAGATATTAGAAGAAGAAACCATAAACTCAGAGATGACTCCGCCTTTGTTTGTTGGTTTTTGCAAGCTTATCTTACTGACTCGGAGGAGGCAGCCAAGAAAGCTTTAACCGGAGAAACAGGCGATAAGAGTATTGATGCGGTTTTTATCGACGATAAAGCAAAGCAAGCCAACATTATTCAAGGCAAATTTCGGTCATCAGAAAAATACAATGAGAAAAGGAATGATGTATTGGCATTAGCTGATTTAGGATTACTGCCATGGGAAGACAGAGCTGCACTTGATACTTTCTATTCTAAACTTGATCCGTTGGTGAAACAAAAATTTGAAGAATTGGTCCAAAGGGTGAAGAATGATAATTATTCACTGAAGCTTTTTTACATAACCACAGGAAGAGTAAGTAAAACCATAATCAATGAGGCAGAGCAGCGAGCCCGTGAAGCTGAAGGAACTGTTTCTTGTGTCGTTTTCGATTACGAGCAGGTAATGGTTTTGTTCAAAGATTATTTGATTTATGCACCTGCAACACACACACTTGCGTTACGGATAACTACGGAGGGAACTATTCAACATGAAGGAGTAATTCACCGATTCGACCCTGAACGCAAAACGGAATCATGGGTCTTCACTATGGCAGGTGATGAAGTTGGTAGGATGTTTGCCCAAGAAGGACCACGACTCTTTGCAAGAAATATTCGCGGTTATCTTGGTGACACTGAAATAAATAAATCAATGAAAGAAACTGTTGAGAAAGAGCCTCACAATTTTTGGTACTACAACAATGGCGTAACAATGGTCTGTAACGACGCGAAGCGGGAGACAAAAGGAGGAGAAGACATACTCTTAGTTGAACGGGGACAGGTAATTAATGGCCAGCAGACGACGAGAACATTACATAATTCTGATGCAAGGGCCACAAACGTTCTTGTCAAAGTGATCAAGATACCTAGAGTACCTGGAGATGATGAACAATATGATGATTTAGTCAATTCTATCGTTAGAGCTACAAATTGGCAAAATTATATTGCTCCCTCGGATTTGGTGTCCAATGACTACATTCAGGTTTTTCTTGAAAAAGAATTCAGGAAACGTGGTTACCAATATATAAGAAAACGCATGAAAAAATCTGAAGCCAAGACACTTTTCGAGAACCAAACCTTTTATCAAATAGACAAAAGGGAATTAGCACAAGCAGTAGGAGCCTGTTTATTTGACCCTGCGGTGGTTCGGAAAGGAAAAGAGGGTCTTTTCGAAGACCCATACTACAAATCAATTTTTGGCTCTCATACTGTGTCGTTCTATTTGTCAAAATATTGGCTAATGAAAGCAGTTCAAAACGCCGCCTGGGGATACCCTGAACGTGCATACGCAAAATGGGTTGTTCTTAATTTCCTTTGGAGTCTTTTTGGCAAAGAACTTGAAACAGGAGACTTCGAAAAACGCTTTCGCCAGTGTTGTGAAGAAAAATCCGACATTCTAGGGCATCTTCATAAGGCAACGGATGATGTCTTCAGAGCAGCTTTAAAATTCTATCGCAAGAATAGGGGGAAAGGAGAAAAGGCAAAAGATGTTTCTGCTTTTTTTCAACTGACCAAACTTCATGTCAAGTTTCAACAATTTTGGCATTCGAATGCAAACCCGTACAAAACCAAAGTTGAACGTAATCTGAAAAAATTCATTGAAAGTCTTGAGACAATGGAAATCGTGTATTAG